The Bacteroidota bacterium genome includes a region encoding these proteins:
- the hypD gene encoding hydrogenase formation protein HypD, translating to MKFIDEFRNKEKAKKIVRAIENISTKEIKLMEVCGGHTMSIQKFGIPSLLPPQIELLSGPGCPVCVTDRKYIDQAIAYARLDNVIITTFGDLIRVPGSSSSLDNEKAKGRSIKIVYSILDALKIAKENPTKKVIFLAIGFETTVPGTAAGVITAAKENVDNFYVFSSHKVMPPAMNALIDEGVKINGYIGPGHVSTITGTGIYSGLAENFNVGCVISGFEPLDLLQSIYMLVKQFEEKNPKVEIQYKRAVKVEGNIKAKEMMYDVFEYRDDWWRGLGTLANSGLGISKKYAKFDAERKFDVEVEKTKEDKGCICGEILKGLKSPKDCSLFANVCDPSNPVGACMVSNEGACHAFYKYNRE from the coding sequence ATGAAGTTTATTGATGAGTTTAGAAATAAAGAAAAAGCAAAAAAAATAGTAAGAGCTATTGAAAATATTTCTACAAAGGAAATAAAATTAATGGAAGTTTGCGGAGGACATACAATGTCAATCCAAAAATTCGGTATCCCATCTTTGCTTCCTCCACAAATTGAATTACTTTCAGGTCCAGGTTGTCCGGTTTGTGTTACCGACCGAAAATACATAGATCAAGCAATTGCTTATGCAAGGCTTGATAATGTTATCATTACAACCTTTGGGGATCTTATTCGTGTTCCGGGTTCTTCATCTTCATTGGATAATGAAAAAGCAAAGGGCAGGAGCATAAAAATTGTTTATTCCATTTTGGATGCTTTAAAAATTGCCAAAGAAAATCCAACAAAAAAAGTTATTTTTCTGGCTATAGGTTTTGAAACCACTGTACCGGGAACTGCTGCAGGAGTGATAACAGCTGCAAAGGAAAATGTTGATAATTTTTATGTTTTTAGTTCACACAAAGTGATGCCTCCGGCAATGAATGCATTAATTGATGAAGGTGTGAAAATTAATGGATACATTGGTCCCGGGCATGTTAGCACAATTACGGGAACAGGGATTTATTCAGGATTGGCAGAAAATTTTAATGTAGGTTGTGTAATTTCAGGTTTTGAACCACTTGATCTTTTACAATCCATTTATATGCTTGTAAAACAATTTGAAGAAAAAAATCCAAAAGTAGAAATACAATACAAGCGAGCTGTAAAAGTGGAGGGTAATATCAAAGCCAAAGAAATGATGTATGATGTTTTTGAATATAGAGATGACTGGTGGAGAGGACTAGGCACATTAGCAAATAGTGGACTTGGAATTAGTAAAAAATATGCAAAATTTGATGCTGAAAGAAAATTTGATGTTGAGGTTGAAAAAACAAAGGAAGATAAGGGTTGTATTTGTGGTGAAATCTTAAAAGGATTAAAAAGTCCAAAAGATTGTTCACTTTTTGCAAATGTTTGTGATCCATCAAATCCTGTTGGTGCATGCATGGTTTCAAACGAAGGAGCTTGCCATGCTTTTTATAAATATAATAGGGAGTGA
- a CDS encoding HypC/HybG/HupF family hydrogenase formation chaperone: MCLSIPAKVLEINGEVAKVTLGGTEYNASLQLVEDVKIGDYVLIHTGFAIQKLSEKEAQETLKLFNEFEELNKQLDEEEEKTGKRIA; the protein is encoded by the coding sequence ATGTGTTTAAGTATTCCTGCAAAAGTATTAGAAATAAATGGTGAAGTAGCCAAGGTTACACTTGGAGGTACAGAGTATAATGCTAGCCTTCAATTAGTTGAGGATGTAAAAATTGGTGATTATGTTTTAATTCATACGGGTTTTGCAATTCAAAAGCTAAGTGAAAAGGAAGCTCAGGAAACATTAAAATTGTTTAATGAATTTGAAGAATTAAACAAGCAATTGGATGAAGAAGAGGAGAAAACAGGAAAACGAATTGCCTGA